The following coding sequences lie in one Leptospira selangorensis genomic window:
- a CDS encoding response regulator — translation MSHPLDDRPKILVVDDEAANLQVLKQILQEDYRLFFAKDGIKAIELAISEKPNLILLDVMMPGMTGHETCKKLRNEPSTSRMPVIFVTAMAEEEDEADGFEAGAVDYITKPVSPAIVKARVKTHLSLVRNDELKETRLQIIQRLGLAAEYKDNETGLHVIRMSHYSQTLAKALGYSQETADKILHASPMHDIGKIGIPDSILQKPGKLDPEEWDIMKTHPTIGAEIIGDHDSSLLKMAKSIALNHHEKWDGSGYPNGIKGDTIPVEARIVTIADVFDALTTERPYKKAWSIEDAVNHIRKGAGSHFDPGLVPIFLNLMPDLLAIRERWAET, via the coding sequence ATGAGCCATCCACTTGATGACAGACCTAAAATTTTGGTCGTAGACGATGAAGCAGCAAACCTGCAAGTACTCAAACAAATATTACAAGAAGATTATAGACTTTTTTTCGCGAAAGACGGGATCAAAGCTATAGAATTAGCTATTTCAGAAAAACCAAATCTTATCCTTTTGGACGTGATGATGCCTGGAATGACCGGGCATGAAACCTGTAAAAAACTCAGAAACGAACCTTCTACTTCAAGAATGCCTGTGATTTTCGTGACGGCAATGGCGGAAGAAGAAGATGAGGCGGATGGTTTCGAAGCGGGAGCAGTAGACTATATTACAAAACCTGTAAGTCCTGCGATCGTTAAGGCAAGAGTAAAAACACATCTTTCTTTGGTCAGAAACGATGAGTTAAAGGAAACTAGGTTACAGATCATCCAAAGATTAGGACTGGCAGCGGAATACAAGGACAATGAAACAGGTCTTCATGTGATCCGAATGAGTCATTATTCTCAAACTCTAGCGAAGGCTTTAGGTTATTCTCAGGAAACTGCAGATAAAATTTTACATGCATCACCGATGCATGATATAGGTAAAATCGGGATCCCAGATAGTATATTACAAAAACCAGGTAAATTAGATCCGGAAGAATGGGATATCATGAAAACCCATCCTACTATAGGCGCGGAAATCATTGGAGATCATGATTCTTCCCTCTTAAAAATGGCAAAAAGTATCGCTTTAAACCACCACGAAAAATGGGATGGGAGCGGTTATCCGAACGGGATTAAAGGAGATACAATTCCGGTAGAAGCGAGGATCGTAACGATCGCGGACGTATTCGATGCGCTCACTACCGAAAGACCTTACAAAAAAGCCTGGAGTATAGAAGACGCGGTCAATCATATCCGAAAAGGTGCCGGATCTCATTTTGACCCAGGTCTTGTTCCTATCTTCTTAAATTTGATGCCTGATCTTTTAGCGATCAGAGAACGTTGGGCAGAAACCTAA
- a CDS encoding SDR family NAD(P)-dependent oxidoreductase, which produces MEPKNILVVGAGSGIGRSLLEKLNTNPEYFPIGISRRGVPLEKDLEKGTNYLCDLGDKDQILKFTSSLLRFWKEIHAIYFASGDGLFLKIENLEWEDLQKHLTLNLSAPILLTSKLLPSMKKGSLLCYISSTAGKQGFPESSPYCASKHGLAGFAKAIREEVKDRGIRVTTVYAGAIDTPIWDGREGFKREDMIPASDAAIFLESLYSLPASFNQDEILFLPPKGVL; this is translated from the coding sequence ATGGAACCCAAAAATATCCTGGTAGTCGGGGCCGGATCTGGGATCGGCAGATCTTTATTAGAAAAATTGAATACAAATCCTGAATATTTTCCGATCGGGATCTCCAGACGCGGAGTCCCCTTGGAGAAAGATCTAGAAAAAGGGACAAATTATCTTTGCGATCTGGGGGACAAAGACCAGATCCTCAAGTTTACTTCTTCACTTTTGCGATTTTGGAAAGAGATTCATGCAATCTATTTCGCTTCCGGGGATGGCTTATTCTTAAAGATAGAAAATCTGGAATGGGAAGATCTTCAAAAACATCTTACCCTAAATTTAAGTGCTCCTATTTTACTAACTTCTAAACTTTTGCCTTCTATGAAGAAGGGATCTCTTCTATGTTATATATCTTCCACTGCGGGGAAACAGGGATTTCCGGAATCTTCTCCTTATTGCGCTTCTAAACATGGTCTGGCCGGTTTCGCAAAAGCAATTCGGGAAGAAGTAAAGGATCGTGGAATAAGAGTGACTACCGTATATGCAGGAGCGATCGATACTCCAATTTGGGATGGAAGAGAAGGGTTTAAAAGAGAAGATATGATACCTGCGTCGGACGCTGCAATTTTTCTAGAAAGTTTATATTCTCTTCCTGCAAGTTTCAACCAGGATGAGATACTTTTTCTTCCACCTAAAGGTGTACTTTAA
- the mtnB gene encoding methylthioribulose 1-phosphate dehydratase has product MSQKKILARLAESGVLYHSKGWMPGTAGNLSIKDEKDPNVFWVSGSGLDKNKLTRKDFLPVEIESGKVLEGWKGREGLKPSAETSIHRAVYKAFPEMGCSLHVHTPESNLIEIGVSKENPIEDLPLLPLEIIKAFGIWDENPNVSVPVLYNYPKVQDISDHLEQHLIQAKPRVPFCVIEKHGITVWGKDLIQANRHLEAADFILKVRAMSK; this is encoded by the coding sequence ATGTCCCAAAAAAAAATCCTGGCCCGCCTTGCGGAGTCAGGAGTACTATATCATTCTAAAGGATGGATGCCTGGAACTGCAGGCAATCTTTCCATCAAAGATGAAAAAGATCCTAACGTATTCTGGGTAAGTGGAAGCGGTTTGGATAAAAACAAACTGACTCGAAAAGATTTTCTTCCTGTAGAAATAGAATCTGGAAAAGTATTAGAAGGTTGGAAAGGTAGAGAAGGTCTGAAACCTTCTGCTGAAACTTCTATCCACAGAGCAGTTTATAAAGCATTTCCAGAAATGGGATGTTCTCTTCATGTTCATACTCCTGAGTCCAATCTGATCGAGATAGGAGTTTCTAAAGAGAATCCTATTGAGGATCTGCCTCTTCTTCCTTTAGAAATTATAAAAGCATTCGGTATTTGGGATGAGAATCCGAATGTATCCGTTCCTGTTCTATACAATTATCCTAAGGTCCAAGATATCTCGGACCATTTGGAACAACATCTCATTCAAGCAAAACCCAGAGTTCCATTTTGCGTTATAGAAAAACATGGGATTACTGTTTGGGGAAAAGATCTGATCCAGGCAAATCGACATCTGGAAGCTGCGGATTTTATACTAAAAGTGCGGGCAATGTCCAAGTAA
- a CDS encoding 1,2-dihydroxy-3-keto-5-methylthiopentene dioxygenase, whose product MATIIQKPGLPEIKDNTEVKSFLNKRGIEYDHWPVPSASNSLTDKLTLVDDEKEALLKNLDNRFETLKEKEGYQSRDLIVLHPQVPGLNEMLAKFDKVHYHTDDEVRYIVDGSGIFGFALAGEKFLVRVEKDDFISVPKNTNHWFTLDENKRIKAVRYFQDMSGWVPNYVEETTALV is encoded by the coding sequence ATGGCGACTATTATCCAAAAACCGGGACTACCGGAAATCAAAGACAACACTGAAGTTAAATCTTTCCTAAATAAAAGAGGGATCGAGTACGATCATTGGCCGGTTCCTAGTGCCTCTAATTCTCTTACGGATAAATTAACTCTTGTAGATGATGAGAAAGAAGCTCTTCTTAAAAATTTAGATAATCGTTTCGAGACATTGAAGGAGAAAGAAGGTTATCAATCTAGAGACCTAATCGTTCTTCATCCGCAAGTTCCCGGCTTAAACGAGATGTTAGCTAAATTTGATAAAGTGCATTATCATACCGACGACGAAGTTCGTTATATCGTAGACGGATCCGGGATTTTCGGATTCGCACTTGCCGGTGAAAAGTTTTTAGTAAGGGTGGAAAAAGACGACTTCATCTCCGTTCCTAAAAACACAAATCACTGGTTCACTCTAGACGAGAACAAAAGGATCAAAGCAGTCCGTTATTTCCAGGACATGAGTGGCTGGGTCCCTAATTACGTAGAAGAAACTACGGCTCTAGTTTAA
- the efp gene encoding elongation factor P: MNLGITEVRKGMVLKVEGELYSVVKSEFVNPGKGSAFIRTKLKNLVRSSSIERTFKAAEKLESVELEKRQMTICYSEGDDIIFMDTNDFEQLPVSKEYLEDILPFLKEETAMEVSFYEGKPIGVIPPNFAILQVTYAEEGLKGDTSGTALKRVTVETGGEINVPIFIKQGDSIRIDLRDLTYVERVNK; this comes from the coding sequence ATGAACTTAGGCATTACTGAAGTTAGAAAAGGAATGGTTCTCAAGGTAGAAGGAGAACTTTATTCCGTTGTAAAAAGCGAATTCGTGAATCCGGGAAAGGGTTCTGCCTTCATCCGCACAAAATTAAAGAACTTGGTTCGTAGTAGCTCCATCGAAAGAACCTTCAAGGCTGCGGAAAAATTAGAATCCGTAGAATTGGAAAAGAGACAGATGACCATCTGTTATTCCGAGGGTGATGATATCATCTTCATGGACACGAATGACTTCGAACAACTTCCGGTTTCTAAAGAATACTTAGAGGACATCCTTCCATTCTTAAAAGAAGAAACTGCTATGGAAGTTTCCTTCTATGAAGGTAAACCAATCGGAGTGATTCCTCCAAACTTTGCTATCCTGCAAGTAACTTATGCAGAAGAAGGTCTCAAAGGTGATACTTCTGGAACCGCTCTCAAAAGAGTAACTGTAGAAACAGGCGGAGAGATTAACGTACCTATTTTTATCAAACAAGGTGATTCTATCCGGATCGACTTGAGAGATCTTACCTACGTGGAGAGGGTCAATAAATAA
- a CDS encoding phosphate ABC transporter substrate-binding protein, with product MKQKLTLLLLLFTVLTVANCKKEPLLITGSETMHTLLNVVAAGYAKKNSNIEVTVQGGGSFEGIEKLFEAKTDIAASSRPLTPEEQTQFERKGRFENVLIGYDGIAVVVNPANSVSKLTLEQISKIFSGEIKDWSQVGGKPGPIHVVLRNDKSGTAAYFETHILRQRDLGEKEYQTFKKKEFTNDSKVVADNDEMADLIEKDTASVGFMGMGSAQIQNKGKVKAVPYSKTGKDPFVEPSIQNVSERKYKLSRGLYLFYLSDRGKKIDEFITYITSEEGQAMVLKSGYLRSTLSTVEVEAIKP from the coding sequence ATGAAACAAAAATTAACGCTATTACTCCTTCTGTTTACCGTCCTAACGGTTGCCAATTGCAAAAAAGAACCCTTACTGATCACGGGGTCCGAAACCATGCATACTTTATTGAACGTGGTAGCAGCCGGATACGCTAAGAAGAATTCTAATATAGAAGTGACCGTCCAAGGAGGAGGTTCCTTCGAAGGGATTGAAAAATTATTCGAAGCCAAGACGGACATAGCCGCTTCTTCCAGACCTTTAACTCCTGAAGAACAAACCCAGTTCGAAAGAAAAGGAAGATTCGAGAATGTACTGATCGGCTATGATGGGATCGCTGTAGTAGTGAATCCGGCAAACTCTGTTTCTAAACTTACCTTAGAACAAATCTCCAAAATATTCTCCGGGGAGATAAAAGATTGGTCCCAAGTAGGTGGAAAACCAGGACCGATCCATGTGGTACTTCGAAACGATAAGAGTGGAACTGCAGCTTATTTCGAAACTCATATTCTAAGACAGAGAGACTTAGGAGAAAAAGAATACCAAACTTTTAAGAAGAAAGAATTCACGAATGATTCCAAGGTAGTTGCGGATAACGATGAGATGGCAGATCTGATCGAGAAAGATACCGCATCCGTTGGATTTATGGGAATGGGAAGCGCTCAGATCCAGAACAAAGGAAAAGTGAAAGCAGTTCCTTATTCCAAAACCGGGAAAGATCCTTTTGTGGAGCCGAGCATCCAAAACGTTTCCGAAAGAAAATACAAACTCTCTAGAGGTTTGTACCTATTTTATCTCTCCGATAGAGGTAAAAAAATTGATGAGTTCATTACTTATATCACTTCGGAAGAAGGACAGGCTATGGTGCTGAAAAGCGGCTATTTAAGAAGTACTTTAAGTACTGTAGAAGTAGAAGCGATCAAACCATAA
- a CDS encoding KamA family radical SAM protein: MELVSSHPKQKKVSESEWLDWKWQIQNRIKDGSELENYIRINSEEKEALLACSDVFSFSATPYYLNLADPEDPNCPIRLQVLPRKEELHTRAWDRRDPLAEESYMPVKGVTHRYPDRALWYLSHVCAVYCRFCTRKRKVSQSADTPGSEDWKDAIRYFREHTEIKEVILSGGDPLNLSDSKLDYLLGELKSIPHINQVRIHTRYPVTLPMRITSELCQVLKKHFPIYLVTHFNHSKELTELVKERIGMLAKEGAVTVLNQAVLLKGINNSVGALTDLFYGLTKIGIKPYYLHQCDEVFGSSHFRVPIEEGVELMKQIRGSISGLSVPLYVVDLTGGGGKVPLPANYLEETKTSSYVFRNYKGDLYEIGF, encoded by the coding sequence TTGGAACTCGTTTCATCACATCCAAAACAAAAGAAAGTTTCCGAATCGGAATGGTTGGATTGGAAATGGCAGATCCAAAATCGGATCAAAGATGGATCCGAACTGGAAAATTACATCCGGATCAATTCTGAAGAAAAAGAAGCATTACTCGCTTGCTCGGATGTGTTCAGCTTCTCCGCTACTCCTTATTATTTGAATCTCGCAGATCCGGAAGATCCGAACTGCCCTATTCGATTACAAGTTTTACCAAGAAAAGAAGAGTTACATACAAGAGCCTGGGACAGAAGAGATCCGCTGGCAGAAGAATCCTATATGCCAGTCAAAGGAGTGACTCATCGTTATCCGGATAGAGCACTTTGGTATCTATCTCATGTATGTGCAGTCTATTGTAGATTCTGCACCAGAAAAAGAAAGGTATCCCAATCTGCAGACACGCCAGGCTCCGAAGATTGGAAAGATGCAATCCGTTATTTTAGAGAACATACTGAGATCAAAGAAGTAATCCTTTCAGGAGGAGATCCTTTAAATCTTTCTGATTCAAAACTAGATTATCTTCTGGGCGAATTAAAATCTATTCCACATATCAATCAGGTTCGTATCCATACGAGATACCCTGTTACACTTCCTATGAGGATTACGTCGGAACTCTGTCAGGTGCTCAAAAAACATTTTCCGATCTATCTGGTAACACATTTCAATCATTCCAAAGAGCTTACTGAGCTTGTAAAAGAAAGGATCGGGATGCTCGCGAAAGAAGGTGCAGTAACCGTTCTAAACCAGGCTGTACTTTTGAAAGGGATCAATAATTCTGTAGGAGCTTTGACAGATTTATTCTACGGACTGACCAAAATCGGGATCAAACCGTATTATTTGCACCAATGCGACGAGGTATTCGGATCTTCTCATTTTAGGGTCCCTATAGAAGAAGGTGTGGAACTCATGAAACAGATCCGAGGAAGTATCAGCGGACTGAGCGTTCCGTTATATGTGGTGGATCTGACAGGAGGAGGAGGAAAAGTACCTCTACCTGCGAACTATCTGGAAGAAACCAAAACTTCTTCTTATGTATTTCGAAATTATAAAGGAGATCTGTATGAGATCGGTTTTTAG
- a CDS encoding SGNH/GDSL hydrolase family protein: MREIPFYTTSLLLSPVLIWQGLKARKRIPRLPEASGPNFGEFPGSNPFHLLVLGESTVAGVGIPDYKSSLTGQIASALKNKSGRKIFWKAIGQSGITLEEAKEKFGSRLPESFPDAIVIALGANDVVKLNSQKKWSSDLQDLIDLCRTKYPSAPVFIAGVPPLGIFPALPKTMRFVLGWKARLLDQASSYLSAKLENVFHIPMRKIGSLSPDGIFCSDGFHPSIKGCSIWGEEIADSILAAATKS, encoded by the coding sequence ATGAGAGAGATCCCGTTTTATACTACGAGCCTTCTCTTATCCCCTGTACTTATATGGCAGGGGTTGAAGGCTCGTAAAAGGATCCCTCGTTTGCCGGAAGCTTCCGGCCCAAACTTTGGGGAATTTCCTGGTTCTAATCCATTCCATCTTTTGGTTTTGGGAGAATCTACCGTTGCAGGTGTGGGAATTCCAGACTATAAAAGTTCTTTGACCGGCCAAATTGCTTCTGCTCTTAAAAACAAGAGCGGAAGGAAGATCTTTTGGAAAGCGATAGGACAAAGTGGGATCACTTTGGAGGAAGCAAAGGAAAAGTTTGGATCTCGTTTGCCTGAATCTTTTCCGGATGCGATCGTTATTGCTTTGGGCGCTAATGATGTAGTGAAATTGAATTCCCAGAAAAAATGGTCTTCTGATCTGCAGGATCTGATCGATCTTTGTAGGACAAAATATCCGAGCGCTCCAGTATTTATTGCAGGAGTTCCACCTCTCGGTATTTTCCCAGCCTTACCTAAGACTATGAGATTTGTTTTAGGTTGGAAGGCCAGACTTTTGGACCAGGCTTCTTCTTATCTTTCTGCGAAGTTAGAAAATGTATTTCATATTCCGATGAGAAAGATCGGATCACTTTCTCCAGACGGAATCTTTTGTTCGGATGGATTCCATCCTTCAATAAAAGGTTGTTCTATTTGGGGAGAAGAAATCGCGGATTCAATTTTGGCCGCGGCAACTAAATCTTAA
- a CDS encoding phytoene desaturase family protein, translated as MNIDQVGNEFDIIFIGSGMGSLTTASLLAQSAGKKILVLEKHFQPGGFTHEFQRKQGKYHWDVGIHYVGDMHEGGLCKKISDKITRGQLAWKRMPDPFERLVFPTRNFDIYGNPEKFKSDLISQFPEEEEAIERYLKDIRKISVLFGKAIMMRLSPPPLDSLIGILGEGNVVTLKDYFDKNFKSDDLKGILAAQWGDYGLPPSKVAFAMHATLVQHYINGGYYPVGGAGKIFDTIEPILQENGGAVLSSVEAKEILIKDGKVVGVKAKALRGEGHERDFFAPVVISCAGAYPTYTKLIPDSYPISFRKDLKDFYNRERMTTSICLYLGLSESPAKFGFKGENYWIFASPDHDKNFSERNDWLSESDEIPNLYLSFPSLKNPEAKSHTMDVITFTDYSNFAEWKDEPWKKRGEEYKGFKERIINRILTTLESRFPGLTKLVEFAELSTPITNEHFTSHPDGAIYGLACVPERYKKEKCPWFDVRTPVEGLYLTGADAASPGIAGAMMGGLAAALAVTGNANLLRELRN; from the coding sequence ATGAATATTGATCAAGTAGGAAACGAATTCGATATTATATTTATAGGTTCCGGAATGGGAAGCCTAACCACCGCAAGTCTTTTGGCCCAATCTGCGGGTAAGAAAATTTTGGTTCTGGAAAAACATTTCCAGCCGGGCGGTTTTACTCACGAGTTCCAAAGAAAACAAGGAAAGTATCATTGGGATGTGGGAATTCATTATGTGGGTGATATGCATGAAGGCGGACTTTGTAAGAAGATCTCGGATAAGATCACTCGTGGACAACTCGCTTGGAAAAGAATGCCGGATCCTTTTGAACGTTTGGTTTTCCCTACTCGAAATTTTGATATTTATGGAAATCCGGAAAAATTCAAATCGGATCTGATTAGCCAATTCCCGGAAGAAGAGGAAGCTATCGAAAGATATTTAAAGGATATTAGAAAAATTTCAGTCCTTTTTGGAAAGGCGATCATGATGAGACTTTCTCCTCCACCTTTGGATTCTCTCATTGGAATATTAGGAGAAGGAAATGTAGTAACTCTCAAGGATTATTTCGATAAAAATTTTAAGAGTGATGATTTGAAGGGAATTTTGGCCGCTCAATGGGGTGATTATGGACTTCCACCTTCTAAAGTTGCTTTTGCGATGCATGCTACACTGGTTCAGCATTATATTAACGGAGGTTATTATCCAGTCGGAGGCGCCGGTAAAATTTTCGATACAATAGAACCTATCTTACAAGAGAATGGTGGTGCGGTTTTATCTTCTGTAGAAGCAAAGGAAATCCTGATCAAGGATGGAAAGGTAGTAGGGGTAAAAGCAAAAGCATTAAGAGGAGAAGGTCATGAGCGCGACTTTTTCGCTCCGGTGGTAATCTCCTGCGCGGGAGCTTATCCTACTTATACAAAATTGATCCCTGATTCCTATCCGATTTCTTTCAGAAAGGATCTAAAAGATTTTTATAATAGAGAAAGAATGACTACAAGTATTTGCCTCTATCTTGGTCTTTCCGAGAGTCCTGCGAAATTCGGATTTAAAGGGGAGAACTATTGGATTTTCGCTTCTCCTGATCATGATAAGAATTTTTCAGAAAGGAATGATTGGCTTTCCGAAAGTGATGAGATCCCGAATCTATATCTTTCCTTTCCAAGTTTAAAAAACCCGGAAGCTAAGTCCCATACGATGGATGTTATCACATTCACGGATTATTCTAATTTTGCAGAATGGAAAGACGAACCTTGGAAGAAAAGAGGAGAGGAGTATAAGGGATTTAAGGAGAGGATCATAAATCGTATCCTTACCACATTGGAGTCCAGATTTCCTGGTCTTACTAAATTGGTCGAATTTGCGGAACTTTCCACTCCGATTACGAATGAACATTTTACTTCACATCCTGACGGCGCAATCTATGGTTTGGCTTGTGTGCCTGAAAGATATAAGAAGGAAAAATGTCCTTGGTTTGATGTTAGAACTCCGGTTGAGGGTCTATATTTAACCGGTGCGGATGCAGCTTCTCCTGGAATTGCAGGTGCGATGATGGGGGGTTTAGCTGCTGCTCTTGCAGTAACCGGCAACGCAAATTTATTGAGAGAATTAAGAAATTAG
- a CDS encoding TetR/AcrR family transcriptional regulator, producing the protein MKNSQEKNSYHHGDLKRALLDASIKILKEEGYKALSLRKAATLAGVSQSAPYRHYPDLESLYADIAEEGFKILAERQKRLRAKYKKRPLLLFRESGVSYVEFALENPDLFRIMYGNQIESHLKYDSLIKTEDETFQIIVDIIKDCQKAGLIPEGNAEKAATSAWTMAHGVAVLLSGQQMMFRSIEIKQARKITKDLIQFLYTGLKA; encoded by the coding sequence ATGAAAAATTCCCAAGAAAAAAATTCATACCACCACGGAGACCTAAAAAGGGCCTTATTGGATGCTTCCATTAAGATCTTAAAAGAAGAAGGTTATAAGGCCCTAAGCCTCAGAAAAGCCGCAACCCTGGCCGGAGTCAGCCAATCCGCACCTTATAGACATTATCCAGATTTAGAATCTTTATACGCAGACATCGCAGAAGAAGGATTTAAGATCTTAGCAGAAAGACAAAAAAGACTGAGAGCAAAATATAAAAAAAGACCCTTGCTACTATTCAGAGAATCCGGGGTTTCTTATGTAGAATTCGCATTAGAAAATCCTGATCTATTTCGAATCATGTATGGGAACCAGATCGAAAGCCATCTGAAATATGATTCGCTGATCAAAACGGAAGATGAAACTTTTCAGATCATAGTAGATATCATCAAAGATTGTCAAAAAGCAGGACTGATCCCGGAAGGAAATGCAGAAAAAGCGGCCACATCCGCTTGGACAATGGCACATGGAGTTGCAGTATTATTGTCCGGCCAACAGATGATGTTTCGATCTATCGAGATCAAACAAGCAAGAAAGATCACTAAGGATTTAATTCAGTTTTTATATACTGGATTAAAGGCCTAG
- a CDS encoding SAM-dependent methyltransferase encodes MSLIYTLMEKDVFPDWLIRFRIRQLLRLRLRMEDKGNLEKNQEHLIQYVNSLKQSPIAIDTKAANEQHYEVPSSFFKLVMGKYMKYSSGYWTSHDIGIDESERAMLDLTCKRAELENGMNVLDLGCGWGSLSLYVAEKYPKCKVTGVSNSKSQKKFIDSEAKKRGLKNLNIITSDMNVFKTNLKFDRIISIEMLEHMKNYEVLFQKLATFLKPKGKFFVHIFTHKKFAYPFEIVDDTDWMAKYFFTGGQMPSHDLFLYFQKDFQISDQWVVNGNNYALTSEAWLSNMYKNKKEILQILEETYGKEQAVKWFVYWKTFFMACAELWKYKNGEEWIVSHYLFDKR; translated from the coding sequence ATGAGCCTGATCTATACTCTAATGGAAAAAGATGTTTTCCCGGATTGGTTGATCCGATTCAGAATACGCCAGCTTCTACGTCTTAGGCTTCGTATGGAAGACAAAGGCAATCTGGAAAAGAATCAGGAACATCTGATCCAATATGTAAATTCTTTAAAACAATCTCCTATTGCAATTGATACTAAGGCTGCAAATGAACAGCACTATGAGGTACCTTCTTCTTTTTTTAAATTGGTGATGGGAAAATATATGAAGTACAGCTCAGGTTACTGGACTTCTCACGATATTGGAATAGACGAATCAGAAAGAGCGATGTTGGATCTGACTTGTAAAAGGGCCGAACTCGAAAACGGAATGAATGTTTTGGACCTGGGTTGTGGTTGGGGATCTCTTTCTCTCTATGTAGCAGAGAAGTATCCGAAATGCAAAGTAACAGGGGTTTCCAATTCCAAAAGCCAAAAAAAGTTCATAGATTCTGAGGCTAAAAAAAGAGGTTTAAAAAACCTGAATATTATTACTTCAGATATGAATGTATTTAAAACGAATCTTAAATTTGATCGTATCATTTCTATCGAAATGTTAGAGCATATGAAAAACTATGAGGTTCTATTTCAAAAGTTGGCTACTTTTCTAAAACCGAAAGGAAAGTTTTTCGTACATATATTCACTCATAAAAAATTCGCTTATCCTTTTGAAATTGTAGATGATACTGATTGGATGGCAAAATACTTTTTTACGGGAGGGCAGATGCCTTCTCATGATCTGTTTTTATATTTCCAAAAGGATTTTCAGATCTCCGACCAATGGGTTGTAAACGGAAATAATTACGCTCTTACTTCGGAAGCTTGGCTTTCCAATATGTATAAAAATAAAAAAGAAATTTTACAAATTTTAGAAGAAACCTATGGCAAAGAACAAGCAGTGAAATGGTTTGTTTATTGGAAAACTTTCTTTATGGCATGTGCAGAACTTTGGAAATACAAAAACGGAGAAGAATGGATCGTCTCCCATTATCTTTTTGATAAAAGATGA
- a CDS encoding DUF1295 domain-containing protein has protein sequence MYEKAVSLMFSAWVVIFFLMSLLWLIGKLIKNYSIVDVGWGLCISTVAIVYFLLGDAFSVRKAIFAFMATVWGWRLSYFIFTTRVLTGHEDARYTEFRKEYGNQVDRKFFTNVFQFQGVLGTILSLPFLFPALNPSIQTHPLEVIGLCVFVIGLWGESVADFQLAEFKLDPANKGKVCDAGLWRYSRHPNYFFEWVIWISFGLVSLASPWGWIGLISPLVMFILLTKITGIPLNEIGQLKSKGNLYLEYKSRTSAFFPWFPKK, from the coding sequence ATGTACGAAAAAGCCGTGTCCTTAATGTTCAGCGCTTGGGTGGTTATATTCTTTTTGATGAGTCTACTTTGGTTGATCGGGAAATTGATTAAAAATTATTCGATCGTAGATGTGGGATGGGGACTTTGTATTTCCACGGTTGCGATCGTATATTTTTTATTAGGCGATGCTTTTTCGGTAAGAAAGGCTATCTTTGCTTTTATGGCAACGGTTTGGGGATGGAGACTTTCTTATTTTATATTTACCACAAGAGTTCTAACAGGACATGAGGATGCAAGGTATACCGAATTTCGCAAAGAATACGGGAATCAGGTGGATCGAAAATTTTTCACCAATGTATTTCAGTTCCAAGGAGTTCTTGGAACGATCTTAAGTCTTCCTTTTCTTTTTCCTGCTCTGAATCCTTCTATCCAAACGCATCCATTGGAAGTGATAGGTCTTTGCGTATTTGTAATTGGCCTTTGGGGAGAATCGGTCGCGGATTTCCAATTAGCGGAATTCAAATTAGATCCTGCGAATAAAGGAAAAGTTTGCGATGCTGGGCTCTGGAGATATAGTAGGCATCCGAATTATTTTTTCGAATGGGTGATCTGGATTTCTTTCGGTTTGGTCTCTCTTGCTTCTCCTTGGGGATGGATCGGCCTTATTTCTCCATTAGTGATGTTTATTCTTCTAACTAAGATCACAGGTATTCCCCTGAATGAGATCGGACAATTAAAATCAAAAGGAAATCTGTACTTGGAATACAAATCCAGGACAAGTGCATTCTTCCCTTGGTTTCCTAAAAAGTAG